The sequence GCCACACATCGGAAAAggtaagtattaaaaaaaagtgttttcataaaataatttaaaattatatattatttaaaaaatacataagtcCTGTTGGTCCAGTAATCACACTGTAATGTCTTTATGTTCACATCTACATCTAAAGTCTAACCCAATAGTCCACGTCCACAGTAGAACTGCTCTgtttactgaaatatattttagtttcaGGTTTATATTCATTACACACAAGGGACCGATGGAATAAAGTTCAAAGTATCACCTAagcagcagtgtgtatgtgtttctttcAGAGAAAGTTCTAATGACTTGTGTGAGATCTTTCTTTAACATTCTCAAAAGTCTGGACTGTTTGTTTCTGGAGCCTGTTGAGTTTTGTCCCTTGGTTCGGTTTCTTTAAACATATATGAACACAGCAATCGTGCTCAGATCTGCACTGAATCAATCAGGCTTAGACGACCTGAACAATGTACTGAACGAGGATTGTTTTCCAAAAGAAACAGCTTTAAATGATGGATTTATGGTGTGTCACTTATTCAAAATATCTTTTTTGATTTATTCTCTGATCTGTTAGTTTACCCGCTGATGCCACAGTGCCAATCCTTCATCGTCAGAGAATCGATGGTGAATGAAGCTCTGACCCTCCCGTGTAACTACTCAGGATATTGTCCAGCGGTTCAGTGGAGCCGCTTCATTCCTGACAAAGTTGTCGTTGTTCACAGCTGGATTTGTTCAAAACAATTTTTTCAGAAAAGATTTACACTACCAGGAGATACAAGCAGAGGAGATTTCTCCCTGATGATCAGTTCAGTAGCCTACAATGATGCAGGCTCTTACATGTGCAGCTGTAATGAAAAATCAGTGACTGAAGTAAAGCTGAAAGTTATCAGTAAGTGCTCTTGCTGTCATCAGCAGAACATTCTGTCATTCTTAACATGTCTGTAGTAAAGTCTACATTAAATGCCAAACTGTAATAacctgatttgtttttgtttatccgGAAGTTCCGACAGTTGTAAAGGCTTTCGAGGGGAAGAACGTCACTCTCCCGTGTTACGGAGACACTCGACAAGTCATTAAAGATGTAAAGTGGAAGAAAGATGGACACGAGGTTCTGCTGTACACTCCTGCAAACAGATGGATGACTAAACAAAACAGATTCACGATGTCAGTAGAAGGCTTTCTAGACGGTGATCTCTCTCTTCACATCAGTCCAGTTCACGTGTCTGATACAGGATTATATCAGTGTCTCATCCACGATGAATCTCAGGACGGAGAACCACGAGCTGTGTTACTGAAGGTAGAAGGTAAATAGATCTCTTATTCTAATGATACTTACAGACCTCATGAACTGAAAGTTAAAGCTTTAATTTCCTGTGAGCTGAGTGAACATTCTAGTGTAGAGTCTATTTGTAAATTCAGTCCCACTTTGTACTGTTTTTATACTGATGTACTGTAGTCAGTCTCCATCCATGTCAGGTAGTGTGTTAACatccaaacaacacaaaaatggcTCTTATTGTTGAAGTTCTACAGTTCCTCAGTCTACAGCTTTGAAAGTGTCTTaatatataatcaaataatatattttttttccagggcAACAACAATTCACAACCACCAACAGCGCTCCAGTTTCAGGAGGGTTTGCACTGCTAGGATTGTTCATCTCTGTAGGGatcaacatttacattacatgagATTACctgatcatttttattacatGAGAAAATTCAGAGACCAGATTTAATCTAAGACTGCAGGATCTTTAGCTTTCCTGTACATCACTGTTCTGTTGTCCTGTATGTtctttttattctgtgtgtttattgtcctgTTCTCATCTCACACTGTATGCAATCTTATGTACTGTTACATGTTACACCATGGTACTGGAGTCATTTTTGTTCTATAATGTACAAGCTATATAGCTGTGATGTGTGAAGGGACTCATGGCTGGTGAGGCACTGACTCTTTTAAAGTCAGATTTACAAATATATGAGTTCAACTGAGTATCTTAAATTCACCATTCAGGTGGCTGCTTGCACATTGATTAATAGTTATTTAATGTCTCCTGTTTTAACTTGAACAGTCATATTAAATGAAGAGGAAACACAACAGTATTTAAACGTCTACACAATGActtaattaacatttactttAGTTTACTTGTATTCAAGTTCTTCTGAAAAAGATTTTGAAATGCTGGAGCCaccacaagtgttttatttcctttgttttaaaccatatttaacccttgtgttgtcctcctatacaaattaggagcgctgagtcaacttgaccttgtctgttttgactgcttataaaaaatgaactatatatgatagcttttttttttttttttttacttttaacttgtttccaacatattaacatatattttggaaaaaaaattgtcatatttggtataataaacctcattattaaaaaatgcctcattttttagtaaaaaaaaataaagaaatttttaattattttcactatagagtcACAATAGTTGATGCACAactacaggctggtatatttcgaGAGCAGgggattgttttgaaaccattttacCATGTTAAACCTTAtaaaattatgccatgttttgagtaaaataagcagaaattattaaatattattttggataacgaCTGACTGatgaatgtcaaacattactcagcatatctctaggccaaagctgactgatgcaactaaatgtataaataagagaggggaaacaaatatgatttacaaaacacatgtattttatttttgaacttctttatagaaatatgaatgtgtgtgtgtgcatgcgtgcgtgtgtgtgaaatgtttaaaaatacgTAACCTTTGTTTTGTCTAGAGGCCAACTGAAATTCAATGTCtaatgctttgaacagtgtgtgtgtgtgtgtgtgtgtgtgtgtgtgtgtgtgtgtgtgtgtgtgtgtgtgtgtgtgtgtgtgtgtgtgtgtgtgtgtgtgtgtgtgtgtgtgtgtgtgagaagcttcttggtagatcagattttgcccccaACTGGACAAATGCATCTGACAAGTGTGAAATacttacaaatgagtagcttttgttttttctggaggcataatgaattgcaatgcccaatgcttgtgtgtgtgtgtgtttgtgtgtgtgtgtgtgtgtgtgtgtgtgtgtgtgtgtgtgtgtgtgtgtgtgtgtgtgtgtgtgtgtgtgtgtgtgtgtgtgtgtgtgtgtgtgtctgtgtgtagagcatcatttcggtagatcatattttgctcTCTGccaggcaaaggcatatcaaaattgtgaaatatttacaaatgtttgtcttttttatttctctggaggcctaatgaaatgcaatgcccaatttgtgtgtgcatgtgtgtgtgttgggggggggggagtgtgttttttgggtgcgtgtgttagtgaaCATTTTacgtgtgcatttttgtgtctgtatgtactgtatgttcattgcactgaaaagggcaaaagtgtgacctattgccccactaaatgtggccgaaTCAAAATGACTCAAGAGGATCACGAACGCGTAGTATATACTgttctgaacacatagttcaacgaaaatagacaaaattaattttgcttgcaaagttcataatttggaacaatcctggtaaatttcaggcaaatatgtggaagaaaaccaaaGTTATAACACATTAAATTCTTCCAGCGGGGTCAAAAAAACCCAGTGACAACATGTAGGTTAAACATGCAGGTCCTGTATAAATATATGCttttatgatgattattagaGGTACAAAAGTGACAAAACGTTCTGTCCAGAAACCAAGTCTAAGCCAAAAACTGCTGATCAAACGATGAATATGTTGAAACGTAGAgaacatttgtatttgtgttatatGATCATTTTTTGCCTGTTGTGTTATAAGGGTGCAAATAATTATGTTATTACATCTATAACACAGATGCTGTTTACACTCATGGTGATGTTTATGATATAGACTGTGTGATTGTCTTTAATGATTGTTTATAAGAATTTGTTTAAAAgtcatattatttaaatttatataatttgaatgtgtattttaatgatAATGAAAATTAAGTgatggttttattttgtgtttttcactttgattttgtttttcatattgCCTTGATTCTtgaaaattattacaaaagaattaatgttttaaaccttgttcattttttttgtatgtatattttttgttttaatgttttaatgtaagGTGGATGAAGGAAAATGATCCCTAAATTAAATATggagtataaaatattattgattGTATTATGTTCATTGTTGTGTCTGTTTAGTGCTTGCAGACTCCAGCATTCACACAAGACAAAGATGAAACACAACTTAATTTAAACGCATTTTAAATGTCTACACAAGTCcttaattaacatttactttattatacttcATAAAATTTCTGAAAAAGGATTTGAAATGCTGGAGCCACCTGAAGAGGTTCAGAAAAGGTCTTTCAGAGGTCCTAAGAGACAATTCTTTAaccatttctttttctcattagtTGTAAGAAATGTCACCAAAGCATTTTATAGAGCAAAACacattgtgaagtgttttattaactttgctaaactatattttaaaatgtatatactgtataattatacACTTTTGTGATGCATATTAAAGGTACGAAAGATAAAAGGTTCCAAAAATTGCTGGACAAATTATGAAATTAAGAACGTGTTGAAATTTAGAGTTTTCCGagaaaatgtgtatttgtacattctctctctctctctctcacacacacacacacacacacacacacacacacacacacacacacacacacacacacacacacacacacacacacacacacacgtataagtaggtaatatataaataatcacactACCGTGTTAAAAGCAagacttttatttgttgttatttccaCGAGATGGCGCTAGATTACAAAAAATCTTGCTTGCATTAATAATagaaatctgtttatttctttttttttcttatttcgtTTTCGATAAAGCATCATGAAGAGAAATCACATGTTCTAAcgataaaaaaagaattaaaaagaacTAAgattgattattaaaaaaagacattatttcGACTCCAGACATTTTCGGATTCGAGAGTCGACTCTGAAGCTTCAGAATCGATTAAATATAGTGACGCTATTCAGAAATATTACCAGTCTCGAGAAGTTGAGCTCATTATTTACACGAAAAACGGCGATAAGATGATTTGGTCATCCATAACAGCGAGAACATAACAGTTAGAAAtgtattcaatttaattaatattGCACTGTTTCCTGTCTTTTCATGAATTGTTGTGCAGAATCGACTCAACTGATTCATAATCACTATATTCAGATTCGGAGTCAACTCCGAGCAGCCTGGATCAGGGACAATGTTATTACAGTATGTGGTCACAAAAGTGCtcgtcaggactcagcccggactttggccacgtgcttttgttgttctatgttcacgtgtctgccccgcccttgtctcttcctccccgattctgcacacctgttcgtCATGTCTAATTGTCTTGTCTTTGTAACTGTGCCGAGTTGACTTGAGATGCTATCATTTGTCGTGTGTCCGAGGCTGTGtccttgtttcatgtttttgtatttaaaccTGTATATTTTACgctgtcctgcatttgggtctgtttttatccctgcgTCGCTGACAGTGCTGGATGACTCAAGTCTGGTCTCGAGATTTAATTTGTAAGATTGAGTTGAGCTGGTATCCATTGTACCTGCACCTTTTTTGCATTTGCACCTGGACCTGTTTTCAGggttctcaagttttgaagaaagacaagagtgacatctccaaccacCAAgttgggaagtaacggagtaaaaatacgtCCTTACTTTTTCTGGtatgtgaagtgacatacggctaagtatggtgacccatactcagaattcgttctctgcatttaacccatccaaagtgcgcacacacacagcgggcagtgggcagccatttatgctgcggcgcccggggagcccgggtggggggggggaggggggggtgtgattcggtgccttgctcaagggcacctcaatcgtgaccggcccgagactcgaacccacaaccttcgggttaggagtcagactctctaaccattaggccacgactgcccccaaaAATATATGGTAACGCTTCACGACTTGCGTGGCATCCTTGCGCAGGGGCCATGCTAATCTTCTCTGTATCGTTCCAATTTTTTTAGTATATGTGCTGCCGTAGCaagtatcagtactttactccactatttatttttcggacaactttttacttttactcattacatttttacacaaatatctgtactttttacttcttatatttttaaaacagacTCGTTagttttagtattattccttgtcattgagcgctgtttccagcctatcatcctatcatagtgcggctttttccccatgtgactggtgtacatgggcgtaaatttcatttaacagtagggggggacaataaatataaaatttctcatgagcaatttttgaagggggacacaaataatactctaattgtacttataaagattattattgtagcatggagacgcgtcattatgggtattttcaaagtttttattcagagaaagtaaaacataaaaataatcacaacaataaaaacaaggaattaaaaaaggttttaaattttctttaaaattaatCAAGACACTAAATAAccatagaaattgattatacaaaaaaaaatacagtgaggtcagttcggacgcaGCAcggtgctcatttagtaaatatgctaaacagctaaacaatatgctaattgtggccattaatgttaagttaacattatgccaagtcgtcctaaataaaacaatgcatgggaaacggctttggcgtgttagttacagtgcactatacaacaagcaagtaaacaagctaacgttaactaagTAATATtgtaatcgctaatatagcagattcatggaaaattacatccgtaatcagcattttggcgcaactaaattatgaatgagtctgcatcaactataTTAAAGagaatcactttatttaaagtgcataaaatccccgacttaatggagttaactgagccgcagccacacacctgactcctGTGTACAGAGTAGGTGAAATGACCTGGGAAaacaggcagtgggtcaaaccattgtgaggaaggggagggggactcaactgtttctaaatgcatttttgcgtttggttttttttctacttacacaattatttaggtatacatacatatattttacacaatagagagtgcgatattttttaaataatttttggggggggggggggacaatcctcggatggggggggggggcatttcCCCCCCCGCATTTACGCCCatgctcctgacacaagcggttcttaagtctagaccagcaacgttttggtgctacttaagaaccacttttcctggttcggagccggtgctttggcggtcgaaacagaaagaaatggttctaaattaggctctggctccgaaccagcactcgaactgcctcggtggaaaaggggcaattcaatgtgattcaaggcaggcttttatacttttttactgtggccagatagatttggctgtcaggtttggttggctttgtgcTCTTTAGACTgctaccatcttatttcataaataccTCTCGGTTTCCCAAACATATCTCACCAGCCGACTCTGTGTGCGCTGCTTCTTTTCTAACGTCACGGtctatatatggtcatacttcctgCTACTTCTCAGGCTGTGATATAGAAATGAAGTTAACAGGAACTTGACAGCAggctttaaaacactttttcacttttaacaGTAGGCATTGAACCACGTGTGGCcagatactctcagtaatacacagtaggctttataaatgtttactactagaaagtttaaattaaaatacacaagattaatctaatcaactctattacatgaggatacatgattataagtaaaagagaagcatctcagaatttttcttgaacattctgaaaataaaacatattaacacataatgcattatagtcttcttttttcttttggaatcctCTTCCAGCTGTTTAagtacagcgtctgatcccacggtgtcttcttttaaacactcgTATTCAGATCtttcaactcttcaaccaattcttcaaccttttggctttttacatcaatctttctttgtttgttccCCTTACGtttagcttttctttccctatttctccttctctttgtattatctatgtccgtctgtctattgacggataagttaataattggtcgtggtgtaccttgatatttattattatttatttgctgagaaccattattaaaaaaatcaggtatcaggtatgtagagtcctgtaactccatccagtACATGACGGTGTCTGGTAACATCTCTTGCATGCCGCTGGCTCACAACATATTAGTTATAAGAAATGTCACCAGAGAATCTCTGTTCTATAACATCTCATATTGTGgagtcttttattattttatactttaaaatgtatatactgcATAACCATACAATTGTGTGATGCACTTTGAAGAAGAGTTCCAGTGTAGTGATGATAAATTGTGTCCTAAGTCTAGGCCAAAACTTGGTAAACAAATTCAGATTATGTTGAAATGTAGAGAACATTAGTATTTGTGTTATAGGATCATATTTGCTTTTGTTCTTTAAGGGTTAAAATAATTCTGTACTCTCCTGGTGATGTTATTcataataaattttttaaaaaattaataaatattttaatcacacTAATGTGCAgggctttttatttgttaaaattattACTTGTAGACTATTTCCACTAGAATACACAAGTTAATATAgattagataagattagattCACACAGGCATAAAAGGAACTCCCACTAAATACGAAAACACATTGCAGACATAAACCTCGGTATGAGTGGGCGATGTGGTTTTACTTTTAACCACACACATATCTGATTGAAAAGCAAGGGGAAGCTGTGTCAGTTCGTTTAAAAAGCGCTACCAAGAGTACAGAAGTCACATATGAACCTGTAATCTAAAGGTAAACCTGCTTGGTGCTGCACACAAAAAGAGTTTGAGAAACGTTTTGAAACGTTCATTGTGAATctgtaagttgtttttttttttatctttttctgtttgtgttgttaaatTGTAGTAACACTTAagtataaacagacacacagtaactTTACAGCTGTAAAGTCAATGTGGTGTCAGATAATATATCTTTAtgtgtgatgagagagagagctataaagtttccttttctttacatTATGCTACTCTTGTAGGTAACTCTTATAGGACTTTCTTAAACACCATGAAGTGGCTTTTAATTTCTTGCATCACTGTGATGGGTAAGTGTTACTGTTTATAGTTCTGTATTAAACACTGATGACAGATTCAAACATTTCTCGACTATAAGAATATAAGACAAGAGTAGAGACATGCTGGATTGGATGGGGTTCTGTCGGGGTTCTCATTAAACCTATTAAAGACATTTAAGCTTCTGTCTAAGTGACTATAAGACCTGCTCCTGCTCAGTTTAgagttgtatgtgtgtggtgttgtattaTTTGcctgtatgaaataaataaaagaaagaaaaaggtaagtagttaaaaaaaagtgttatcttaaaataatttaaagttacatatcatttaaaaaatccttAAGTCATGTTGGTCCAGTAATCACACTGTAATGTCTTTATGTTCACATCTAAATCTAAAGTCTAATCCAATAGTCCACGTCCACAGTAGAACTGC is a genomic window of Tachysurus fulvidraco isolate hzauxx_2018 chromosome 8, HZAU_PFXX_2.0, whole genome shotgun sequence containing:
- the LOC113655035 gene encoding CD226 antigen-like isoform X1 produces the protein MPQCQSFIVRESMVNEALTLPCNYSGYCPAVQWSRFIPDKVVVVHSWICSKQFFQKRFTLPGDTSRGDFSLMISSVAYNDAGSYMCSCNEKSVTEVKLKVIIPTVVKAFEGKNVTLPCYGDTRQVIKDVKWKKDGHEVLLYTPANRWMTKQNRFTMSVEGFLDGDLSLHISPVHVSDTGLYQCLIHDESQDGEPRAVLLKVEVYLLMPQCQAFIVRESMVNEALTLPCNCSGNCPVVLWIHFIPDKVVVVQSWICSKQENFNKRFTLPGDTSRGDFSLMISSVAYTDAGSYMCRCNEKSVTEVKLKVIRQQQFTTTNSAPVSGGFALLGLFIPVGINIYIT
- the LOC113655035 gene encoding CD226 antigen-like isoform X2 — protein: MPQCQSFIVRESMVNEALTLPCNYSGYCPAVQWSRFIPDKVVVVHSWICSKQFFQKRFTLPGDTSRGDFSLMISSVAYNDAGSYMCSCNEKSVTEVKLKVIIPTVVKAFEGKNVTLPCYGDTRQVIKDVKWKKDGHEVLLYTPANRWMTKQNRFTMSVEGFLDGDLSLHISPVHVSDTGLYQCLIHDESQDGEPRAVLLKVEVYLLMPQCQAFIVRESMVNEALTLPCNCSGNCPVVLWIHFIPDKVVVVQSWICSKQENFNKRFTLPGDTSRGDFSLMISSVAYTDAGSYMCRCNEKSVTEVKLKVIRQQQFTTTNSAPVSGGFALLGLFISVVINIYIT